Part of the Cyprinus carpio isolate SPL01 chromosome A23, ASM1834038v1, whole genome shotgun sequence genome, agaaacattCTCATTAAAAGAGCATATAATTATTATGGCTAAAATATCATATTTAGCATGAAAATCTCAGTGGTTTATGAGTGTGAGAAACAGGGGAGGGATAAGTAGAAAAAAGTGGCTTGCACCCAACAGCCTCTCACATGTCTGGTGCTCTTTGCAGGGGTTGGGTTCGACAGAGAGGCCAGTGTGCGCTGCTCACTAGTCCATTCGCAATCAGTGCTACAACGGCGAAGGAAGCTAAGGAGAAGGAAAACGATCACTGGCATTCCCAGACGAGTGCAGCAGGATTTTGGTGTGTGAAGCTGTAACATTCTCCTATTACTCTTTAGGTTTTCATTActtgtttatttacagtatagaACAAGGCATTTAATAAGAGTAAATGgcatgtataaaacatttatttattactgataACAATCTTTCATCACTTTTTAGATTCTGACGAGTCTCCAGTGGCCAGAGAACGTACTGTGATAGTCCACACCAACCCTGAAATTTGCCAAGAGGATCTCACGCTTTCTCGTCTCAACACCAAGGACTCTGGTTGCCAGACAGAAGAATTCCTGATTGTTGGGGCTGCACCCTCACGTAGACGGATCAGAGCACAAAGGGGGCAGGGCGTGACTGTGTCTCTGTCCCATTCCACAGGCAACATATCTTCTCTGCCTGACAACACTGACACAATGTTCACCTCAGTAGGCTCTCGTCTGCGTTCCCGAAGTCTCCCACGTGAGGGAGGGCGACTGGTGGATGAAGGTCATGATGTcagtgatgaggatgatgaggaggaggatgaggaagaacTGTCCCCGTTTGAGTTAGAGGACTTTCTACCAGTCCCAGGGGAACATATTCTAAAAGATGATGAAGAAAGCACTGATGACCAGGCAATCCCAGAGGGCCAGCATAACAGTTTGAAATTCAAGCAGCATGCTGGAAGTACAGAGCATGACTGGATAGAGAGGGGTCGATCCCATCTTCCTCGGAAAGCTGACATGGGTAGCTGTGAGATTTCTTCCAGTTCTGATACGTTCAGTAGCCCAATTCACTCCGTTTCCAATGCTGGCGTGCTGACTAGCCAGATGGACCACAAGGAGGATCACCAGTCCTCAAGTGGCAATTGGAGTGGCAGTAGTTCTACATGTCCCTCCCAGACATCAGAGACCATTCCACCTGCAGCCTCACCCCCACTCACCGGATCATCCCACTGTGATTCAGAACTATCGTTGAATGCAGCTACTAATACTAATGATGATTCCACAGGCTTCATTATTGATTCATATCCTGGAGACAGATCACAAGGCCTCCGTAGCCATAGGACAGGTTCATTCACTTCCACTGCAACTGACATGCTTGATGATGCGGGAGTCAGCACTGCCAGTGAGGGTGAGTGGAGCTATCCACATTACAGGCAGACAGACTTCAGTCCTGAGCACTCTAGGGCAGAGAATATCCTAGAATGTCCCAGTTTTGCTAGCATAGCCACTTTTGAAAGTTTAATAGATAGGCCACCTTCTGAAAAGGCTGACACCACCTCACACTTTTCTGTAGATGCCGAGGGCTACTATACCTCCATGCACTTTGACTGTGGTCTTAAAGGTAGCAAAAGCTTCACATATAACTATGCATCCGTAGACCAGCAGCAGGCAGAATATGGacatcaaacaaacacacttggTAGACGTAGTCTCTCTCTAAGGAAACCAAAGGTGAAGCCATTCCCACCAAAACGCAGCTCATCCTTGAAGAAAATAAGCAGCCATGTTGGACCTCCATCTGACAAGAACGAACCAAAGATTGCTGGTGGTCAGAACAAATCTATGTCTTCCGATGAGAGAACACAGCATGTGGGGTTAGACAGAGGCTCCTCAAGTCAGCTGGAAAGTGAGGAGCCACTGGGGGCTTGGAGTGTTAAGAGTTCTACAGAGATACCAGAAGTTGCTTTGTTTGGCTCCACAGAAACACATTCCTTCAAGGATGAGGGAGCTGTCCAGTCAGACTATGCAGATCTCTGGCTTCTTAATGACTTGAAATCCAATGATCCTTACAGATCATTGTCAAATTCCAGCACCGCTACGGGTACCACTGTCATCGAATGCATCAAGTCACAGGAGAGCTCTGAATCCCAGACTTCCCAGTCAGTATCTAGGGCCACCACTCCTTCACTGCCATCAGTGGAAAGTGAGTTTAGATTGCCTTCACCAGAAAAGCTGGTAGGTCTAGCTTCACCTTCCAGTGGCTACTCAAGCCAGTCAGAGACGCCAACATCATCTCTTCCACTGGCTTTCTTCCCAAACACTCACCCAATGTCCCCTAATGGCGGGAAAAGGAAACCCAAAGTCCCAGAGAGGAAGTCCTCACTTGCTTCTTTACAGCAGTACTCATCCAAAAGGGACTTGGAATTACCTATCACACCCCCCTCCCACCTTGACCTAAGTGCCCTTCCTAATGTCAGCAAGCCTTCAATTCGCAAAAACCAGATGCACATTCTCCACCAGGGCAAACAAAAGGCAGCAGCTTCAACAGAAACCAAGAGTGAGAGTCTGGCAACTTCGGTTTCAAGTGATGAGCTGGCAGTGACTAGTCCATTGGCCATCACTCCTTTGGTGCTTCGTTCAGTTCAGCTACGTTCAGTTGGCAAATCTGGAGAAGGGAGCCACGATCAACCTATAACTGATATTTCCACTAGGCCTAAATGTCCCACTGTGACTATCATTACTCCACCTACTCAGAATAAACCCAATGAAACTAGGAAGCCTCCACCCTATAGACCCCTTCTCACAGAAACCTCATCTCAGGACGATTGTGAATCACTGTTTACCCCAGTAGAAGGACTAGCTGCTAAGAACATAACAAACCATTTTGGTACAAGAAATAGATATGACCGATTAGCCCCATCACCTCTTTGGAGCATGACTGCTTTTAAGGCCCAGTCTGAGCAGTTGAACATGGATGAAGTGACGTTTGAGAATTCTCGAGAAGTTGCAGAAGAGGTGAGCagctcaaataatttttttgcccAGGGTAGTCTGGAAGTAGAGCAAATTCAGCCATTGAAATCTCAGCCAAATGAGGGAAGCCCTGGTCAGGATGGTCTAGCAAAAAGGTCAGAGAGTCTTGACCAAGTGCCTGATATTGTCAAGCAAAGATCAGAGACATTGCAAGCTTATCCAATCAATGGTGCTGGAGAAGAATCTGTAACATCAGGTGTTCCAACCAGAAGTGCCTCACAGGAACATGTAGAGGATGGGTCAACACCAGACACCGAGGACTATTTTAGCAAAGGTTTGTTTGTGTAATATTTCTATTACTATGTAAACTAGCTGCCATATTGTGTAATGTTTTAGGCATGTTGAATTGGATTGAGTTTCAGAGTTTCTATTTCAGAGTCCACACCAAGCGATCCAACTGTCTCTCCGCTGACAGATGAATTCAAAACCGAGGACGATAGCGTTTTTCTTTCACCAAGTAAAAGTCGCACAACAGAGGATCTATTTGCCATGATTCACAGGTGTGTTTCAAGTTTATctggtatattttttattattatgatatgtATATGGTATATTATggtatatattttggtatattgaTGATCTGAAAAAGTACTGAAAATCGCAAAATGCTTATTGTCTCTTGATTTGTGTTTTGCAATCTCAGGTCAAAACGAAAAATGCTTGGCAGGAAAGATTCTGGAGAAATGTCAGTGCGGAACCGTTTAGCCATTGTTTCTGGGAATGGCTCTGCTACTAATCCTGCAACCTCGCCAAGCACCCCAAACATGCCTGCAAGTCCATCTGCTCAAACTGTGGCTCAGAGAACCCCAGGTCCAATTTACAGGAGTGCCAAAAAGTCCAGTACCTCGAATGAAGAGTTCAAATTGCTGCTGTTGAAAAAGGGAAGTCGGTCCGACTCCAGTTATCGCATGTCAGCTATAGAGATCTTAAAGAGCCCCATTGCACCCAAAAGCCCTGGTGAGATCCTGATGGAGGGTTCTAGACCATTTGAGGAGCCACTTTCTCCTTTACAACAGCAACTTCCAGAGGGAACTCCCGAGCAAATGCCCAGCCCTTTTCCAAAATCTTATGCTGAGGGCTTTTCCACAAAAGCTTTTCCCACATCTGCCTCAACTAGACAAAGCCGGTCAAGGATGCCACCAGCTGCAAATAGCAGTCGCTACAGTACACGCAGTCGGCTGTACACTGCCCCCATGCAGGCCATATCAGAAGGGGAAACAGAAAACTCAGATGGAAGCCCACACGATGACCGTTCCTCCTGAAAAATGAATCTTTGACTTTTAGCATCAGTCTATACACAATCTTTGACATCAAGTCAATAATTCTGGGCACTTGGCATACTCTATTCTGTTCTTAAGAAGACCATAAACAAACTACATAGTGTCTGTACTCTTTTGTATCAAGAAGAACAAAACATTCTGATAAAGATTTTCAGTAGTGGTGTTCTAATAACTTCCATgagcatatttattttatgtgaataCTTTGTTTGCATATCTTTCATTTTAGAATGAGAGTGGAGGAAAAACCTGATAAAAATCCATCACTTTGTAATTATTCACAATGAATCAATTGTGGATGCTGTTTGTCACACACTTTTAGCATTGTCTAGAAAGATATAAACAGTACTGTACTAGGGTAACTGTGAAAATGGGTCCAGACGGTGTTAAAAGAAGTGAAAATCTTTCTTGTACCTTAAACACAAACTGTTTATGGCAGACAGCTTGGGACAATCAAAGAGTGGCCTTTTGTATAGTTAGCTGTAGCATAAATGGGCTAAGAACTTTTGAGATAGCCTGCAACTGGATCTTACATGGGCAAGAAATGTAGCTGTGTTGGAATATTCTGATGGCCAACCACTATTTTGCACTCCTTTTGGTACTGAGAAAATGTCAGACATTTTAGAGAATTCTTACAAAAATGCCACAAAAGAAAAAGTGACgaaaataaatatctatatatagaatatgatttaaaaagaaaatgtatttttgatgagaATAGCTTAAGAAAGTAATAGACTCTGGCAAATTGTGTCCTTAAttggcatttttaagatatttagcTTTTTAATGCGACGTCTAATAATTTTAAAGCAATGCTGCAATTCATCACAGCCCTTTCAttcaatatttagcttttttaaagcaaatttcttaaaaaatcaaCCCATTGTTTCTATATCAATAAATtaaggaaaacaacaacaactacacgTGCACTAAATGTATTCTGTGAATACTGTACCAGTCATTTCTGATATATTAATGATTCTGCTCATTGTAAAGTGATTTTTAGTTATTGATCACTGACCCACACAGCAGGACTAATACTGTGCAAGCATTTTGCAGCCAACTTGAAATTATGCCTCTACCGCAGTAGTTGTAGCTTTTATATATTTCACTGTAATAGATCAAATTAACTGCATGCAATAAAACTTTAGAGAGGAGCCAATATTGGTACACCATTTTTTTAAGCGCATCAAGGAATTTGCTTCACCAAGATGACAGGTTTGCGAGGCCATGAGCTGTATTTGGTCAAAAATCAGATTAAAACACACTTGACAatctttttcaaaacatttatatttagtaaacAGACTATGGCAGAATAATATTGTAGAAGGATAAGTAGAAGTTTTTAGAAGTGTGTAGTGGAAGTGCTTTTGGTCAGGAGGCTTTTGCAGTTTGTGTTGCTTTGGGTTTGAATTTGCGATGTTGATGGGGCAATGAGGAAAGTTATGAGAAGGACTTAAAGTTGGGTATAGTCCTTGAAACTGATGGAAAACATATTCTTTTCTCAATGCTGTTGCTGTTTGTAGCACAGACAGTACAATATCCAAAGAAAGACTACAGAGATGTAGAGTCGCGTCAGATTGAGAGACAGAGCAAGTCTGAAGTAAGAGGGTTTGCGTCTTGATAGTCATATACTTTCTTCTGCTGGAGTAACaaataaatctgtgtgtgtgaggatgtgcTGGAAAGGATGCAAATCAAAGGAAAgaggttgttaaaaaaaaaaggttacaaaagATGAAAAACATGGACTTGCACTACTCTTTTGGTTATTGTTTTTCTCAGCTTCTTTTTTCAATCAGTTTCCAAGAGCCAcctcatgtttttcattttggtaCTAAAGCGAAAGGATTATTAGTATCTTGCTGGCTTTTATGAAATATTGGGCTTTGATAAATTTATGACTGCAgatttatttatggatttatggacttatgtttttcttttcagagGTAAAGCTTTAGTGAGAAAACACtggttttaaaagacattaatttaatgcagaaattaaaaccacttataaataatataaaatatagtaacgGCAAAAGCTACTCTGTTAACAATCCTTTGAAACCTAATGGTGTCCAGTGATGTATTTGGCATTTTTCTCCTTTGTACCATTGAACATTTGGTGTGTTTGAAATTTACCTTGCTTGGTGAGATTTAGTCTTTGGATCATTTACAAGACCAGGTATTTGAGCTGTCCTCAATTATTTGACCACTAACAACTAACTAGTTTTGATGTTACACAAAGgggaaaacacacatttacaaaccTGAGCAATTTGTTGCAAATCTAAAAGGAGGTGAAGACTTTCACTATCCATCTCCAAGACAGAGATAAATGATTTTCTAAGCTATCATTCTAACATTGTAAAGTCTAACCTTAAAATTTGCACTGATGTTTAGTATGTTGTGAAGGTTTTCACATTGTCTCTTGCTGTACCTAAGGCTATTTAAACAGTAATAGTTAACACATAGCAAAAGCAATTATGAATTGAATTCTCATATTGTTAAAGCATGCTTGGTGAATGGTAACATGCAAAGATTTGTGTACCAAAGGATTTCAGAGTTGGACAAACACTTGCTGTACTGAACACACACAGTTATGTGATGTCTCTTCTGGTACTAGACTGAAGTCTTCaagcaactatttttttttttttttttgtacaaatttgtaaatagaatacattttaaatcatttccaggGTGTTTcttatgtaaaatgttttcaaagtttacattaattataagcttttgtatatttttgatctGTGCAACACTTTGagtcttgtatttattttttagtaaacttTGTGGAAAGTCCCATTGTAAAATGTCTCTAAAACCGTTTGCCAGCTTGTCTGGCTGTTTAGTAAATGTGCATAGAAGAGGCCAATAAATGTGACTGCTTTAAACACTTAaacatctctctgtgtgtgtaaatgttcatttataaagaTAGGTGATAATGCTGAACTGGATGAAGTATGGTAAATTGTGCCACATTTTAAGTCATaacattatatgaaatataaagatCAAGGATGCAATGGTTTTAATAGAGTTTGAGATGTTATAGTGGAAAATGTGTAATGTGTAAACTAGAATATGAACACAGCAAGTACCTGCTC contains:
- the LOC109048798 gene encoding Nance-Horan syndrome protein-like isoform X3, coding for MPFAKRIVEPQWLCRRADADEEGLLLQDLCAFSNVALSRTLRQLSDLAKHACSLFQDLEHELLATNRRVFALREKMSRIQETTGALDPKQEAVPLSNLDIESKLSGHYQAPWHLQRNVFLPSTRPACVEELHRNAKQSLRALYRDQQQRQEISERERRVTISISMAPPMPTYPSPRVHCRRQQRERHLSTERTERDIETQTTQAQFQSTRSSSPTECCHFSPWSRKVAPPVDSDSEVVALGHWPKCPIPNVPSTLDKQTNWAGILPLPTPEDKMKTDSQIITSCIVPINVTGVGFDREASVRCSLVHSQSVLQRRRKLRRRKTITGIPRRVQQDFDSDESPVARERTVIVHTNPEICQEDLTLSRLNTKDSGCQTEEFLIVGAAPSRRRIRAQRGQGVTVSLSHSTGNISSLPDNTDTMFTSVGSRLRSRSLPREGGRLVDEGHDVSDEDDEEEDEEELSPFELEDFLPVPGEHILKDDEESTDDQAIPEGQHNSLKFKQHAGSTEHDWIERGRSHLPRKADMGSCEISSSSDTFSSPIHSVSNAGVLTSQMDHKEDHQSSSGNWSGSSSTCPSQTSETIPPAASPPLTGSSHCDSELSLNAATNTNDDSTGFIIDSYPGDRSQGLRSHRTGSFTSTATDMLDDAGVSTASEGEWSYPHYRQTDFSPEHSRAENILECPSFASIATFESLIDRPPSEKADTTSHFSVDAEGYYTSMHFDCGLKGSKSFTYNYASVDQQQAEYGHQTNTLGRRSLSLRKPKVKPFPPKRSSSLKKISSHVGPPSDKNEPKIAGGQNKSMSSDERTQHVGLDRGSSSQLESEEPLGAWSVKSSTEIPEVALFGSTETHSFKDEGAVQSDYADLWLLNDLKSNDPYRSLSNSSTATGTTVIECIKSQESSESQTSQSVSRATTPSLPSVESEFRLPSPEKLVGLASPSSGYSSQSETPTSSLPLAFFPNTHPMSPNGGKRKPKVPERKSSLASLQQYSSKRDLELPITPPSHLDLSALPNVSKPSIRKNQMHILHQGKQKAAASTETKSESLATSVSSDELAVTSPLAITPLVLRSVQLRSVGKSGEGSHDQPITDISTRPKCPTVTIITPPTQNKPNETRKPPPYRPLLTETSSQDDCESLFTPVEGLAAKNITNHFGTRNRYDRLAPSPLWSMTAFKAQSEQLNMDEVTFENSREVAEEVSSSNNFFAQGSLEVEQIQPLKSQPNEGSPGQDGLAKRSESLDQVPDIVKQRSETLQAYPINGAGEESVTSGVPTRSASQEHVEDGSTPDTEDYFSKESTPSDPTVSPLTDEFKTEDDSVFLSPSKSRTTEDLFAMIHRSKRKMLGRKDSGEMSVRNRLAIVSGNGSATNPATSPSTPNMPASPSAQTVAQRTPGPIYRSAKKSSTSNEEFKLLLLKKGSRSDSSYRMSAIEILKSPIAPKSPGEILMEGSRPFEEPLSPLQQQLPEGTPEQMPSPFPKSYAEGFSTKAFPTSASTRQSRSRMPPAANSSRYSTRSRLYTAPMQAISEGETENSDGSPHDDRSS
- the LOC109048798 gene encoding Nance-Horan syndrome protein-like isoform X6: MPFAKRIVEPQWLCRRADADEEGLLLQDLCAFSNVALSRTLRQLSDLAKHACSLFQDLEHELLATNRRVFALREKMSRIQETTGALDPKQEAVPLSNLDIESKLSGHYQAPWHLQRNVFLPSTRPACVEELHRNAKQSLRALYRDQQQRQEISERERRVTISISMAPPMPTYPSPRVHCRRQQRERHLSTVAPPVDSDSEVVALGHWPKCPIPNVPSTLDKQTNWAGILPLPTPEDKMKTDSQIITSCIVPINVTEEGTNATSPSAISAFLRVGFDREASVRCSLVHSQSVLQRRRKLRRRKTITGIPRRVQQDFDSDESPVARERTVIVHTNPEICQEDLTLSRLNTKDSGCQTEEFLIVGAAPSRRRIRAQRGQGVTVSLSHSTGNISSLPDNTDTMFTSVGSRLRSRSLPREGGRLVDEGHDVSDEDDEEEDEEELSPFELEDFLPVPGEHILKDDEESTDDQAIPEGQHNSLKFKQHAGSTEHDWIERGRSHLPRKADMGSCEISSSSDTFSSPIHSVSNAGVLTSQMDHKEDHQSSSGNWSGSSSTCPSQTSETIPPAASPPLTGSSHCDSELSLNAATNTNDDSTGFIIDSYPGDRSQGLRSHRTGSFTSTATDMLDDAGVSTASEGEWSYPHYRQTDFSPEHSRAENILECPSFASIATFESLIDRPPSEKADTTSHFSVDAEGYYTSMHFDCGLKGSKSFTYNYASVDQQQAEYGHQTNTLGRRSLSLRKPKVKPFPPKRSSSLKKISSHVGPPSDKNEPKIAGGQNKSMSSDERTQHVGLDRGSSSQLESEEPLGAWSVKSSTEIPEVALFGSTETHSFKDEGAVQSDYADLWLLNDLKSNDPYRSLSNSSTATGTTVIECIKSQESSESQTSQSVSRATTPSLPSVESEFRLPSPEKLVGLASPSSGYSSQSETPTSSLPLAFFPNTHPMSPNGGKRKPKVPERKSSLASLQQYSSKRDLELPITPPSHLDLSALPNVSKPSIRKNQMHILHQGKQKAAASTETKSESLATSVSSDELAVTSPLAITPLVLRSVQLRSVGKSGEGSHDQPITDISTRPKCPTVTIITPPTQNKPNETRKPPPYRPLLTETSSQDDCESLFTPVEGLAAKNITNHFGTRNRYDRLAPSPLWSMTAFKAQSEQLNMDEVTFENSREVAEEVSSSNNFFAQGSLEVEQIQPLKSQPNEGSPGQDGLAKRSESLDQVPDIVKQRSETLQAYPINGAGEESVTSGVPTRSASQEHVEDGSTPDTEDYFSKESTPSDPTVSPLTDEFKTEDDSVFLSPSKSRTTEDLFAMIHRSKRKMLGRKDSGEMSVRNRLAIVSGNGSATNPATSPSTPNMPASPSAQTVAQRTPGPIYRSAKKSSTSNEEFKLLLLKKGSRSDSSYRMSAIEILKSPIAPKSPGEILMEGSRPFEEPLSPLQQQLPEGTPEQMPSPFPKSYAEGFSTKAFPTSASTRQSRSRMPPAANSSRYSTRSRLYTAPMQAISEGETENSDGSPHDDRSS
- the LOC109048798 gene encoding Nance-Horan syndrome protein-like isoform X5 — encoded protein: MPFAKRIVEPQWLCRRADADEEGLLLQDLCAFSNVALSRTLRQLSDLAKHACSLFQDLEHELLATNRRVFALREKMSRIQETTGALDPKQEAVPLSNLDIESKLSGHYQAPWHLQRNVFLPSTRPACVEELHRNAKQSLRALYRDQQQRQEISERERRVTISISMAPPMPTYPSPRVHCRRQQRERHLSTFQSTRSSSPTECCHFSPWSRKVAPPVDSDSEVVALGHWPKCPIPNVPSTLDKQTNWAGILPLPTPEDKMKTDSQIITSCIVPINVTGVGFDREASVRCSLVHSQSVLQRRRKLRRRKTITGIPRRVQQDFDSDESPVARERTVIVHTNPEICQEDLTLSRLNTKDSGCQTEEFLIVGAAPSRRRIRAQRGQGVTVSLSHSTGNISSLPDNTDTMFTSVGSRLRSRSLPREGGRLVDEGHDVSDEDDEEEDEEELSPFELEDFLPVPGEHILKDDEESTDDQAIPEGQHNSLKFKQHAGSTEHDWIERGRSHLPRKADMGSCEISSSSDTFSSPIHSVSNAGVLTSQMDHKEDHQSSSGNWSGSSSTCPSQTSETIPPAASPPLTGSSHCDSELSLNAATNTNDDSTGFIIDSYPGDRSQGLRSHRTGSFTSTATDMLDDAGVSTASEGEWSYPHYRQTDFSPEHSRAENILECPSFASIATFESLIDRPPSEKADTTSHFSVDAEGYYTSMHFDCGLKGSKSFTYNYASVDQQQAEYGHQTNTLGRRSLSLRKPKVKPFPPKRSSSLKKISSHVGPPSDKNEPKIAGGQNKSMSSDERTQHVGLDRGSSSQLESEEPLGAWSVKSSTEIPEVALFGSTETHSFKDEGAVQSDYADLWLLNDLKSNDPYRSLSNSSTATGTTVIECIKSQESSESQTSQSVSRATTPSLPSVESEFRLPSPEKLVGLASPSSGYSSQSETPTSSLPLAFFPNTHPMSPNGGKRKPKVPERKSSLASLQQYSSKRDLELPITPPSHLDLSALPNVSKPSIRKNQMHILHQGKQKAAASTETKSESLATSVSSDELAVTSPLAITPLVLRSVQLRSVGKSGEGSHDQPITDISTRPKCPTVTIITPPTQNKPNETRKPPPYRPLLTETSSQDDCESLFTPVEGLAAKNITNHFGTRNRYDRLAPSPLWSMTAFKAQSEQLNMDEVTFENSREVAEEVSSSNNFFAQGSLEVEQIQPLKSQPNEGSPGQDGLAKRSESLDQVPDIVKQRSETLQAYPINGAGEESVTSGVPTRSASQEHVEDGSTPDTEDYFSKESTPSDPTVSPLTDEFKTEDDSVFLSPSKSRTTEDLFAMIHRSKRKMLGRKDSGEMSVRNRLAIVSGNGSATNPATSPSTPNMPASPSAQTVAQRTPGPIYRSAKKSSTSNEEFKLLLLKKGSRSDSSYRMSAIEILKSPIAPKSPGEILMEGSRPFEEPLSPLQQQLPEGTPEQMPSPFPKSYAEGFSTKAFPTSASTRQSRSRMPPAANSSRYSTRSRLYTAPMQAISEGETENSDGSPHDDRSS